In Arachis stenosperma cultivar V10309 chromosome 1, arast.V10309.gnm1.PFL2, whole genome shotgun sequence, one DNA window encodes the following:
- the LOC130942000 gene encoding ribokinase-like, with protein MRGIRLSPPPIQTINTIQSQTFPTTTTTNPNQVRFLPFQSKHNNKKKKHKTPILCLSSTNPSKIHPQPPLVVVGSANADIYVEIDRLPKEGETLSAKTGQTLAGGKGANQAACGGKLSYPTYFLGQVGQDSYGTLVTEALRSDGVCLDHVMTVSGGTPTGHAVVMLQSDGQNSIIVVGGANMSCWPDILPQHDLDVVRNAGIVLLQREIPDPVNIQVAKAARSAGIPVIFDAGGMDSPIPQELLNYVDILSPNETELGRLTGMPTESFEDIAQAAAKCHKWGVKQVLVKLGEKGSSLFIEGEEPIQQPAIFAKKVLDTTGAGDTFTAAFAVALVEGKSKKECLKFAAAAASLCVQVKGAIPSMPDRKSVLELLSYH; from the exons ATGAGGGGAATACGCCTTTCACCACCACCAATACAAACCATCAACACAATCCAATCACAAACCTTTcccaccaccaccacaaccAACCCCAACCAAGTTCGATTCCTTCCTTTCCAATCAAAGCAtaacaacaagaagaaaaaacacAAGACCCCAATACTATGCCTCTCTTCAACAAACCCATCCAAAATCCACCCCCAACCACCCCTCGTGGTGGTCGGTTCTGCCAATGCCGACATCTACGTGGAGATCGACAGGCTCCCGAAGGAAGGCGAAACGCTGTCAGCTAAGACCGGGCAGACCCTCGCGGGCGGGAAGGGCGCGAACCAGGCGGCTTGCGGAGGGAAGCTGTCCTACCCAACGTACTTCCTTGGGCAGGTCGGGCAGGACTCGTATGGGACGCTTGTGACTGAGGCGCTGAGGAGTGACGGAGTGTGTCTCGATCACGTGATGACTGTTAGTGGTGGGACCCCAACTGGGCATGCTGTTGTGATGCTGCAGTCTGATGGGCAGAACTCCATAATTGTTGTTGGTGGTGCGAATATGAGCTGCTGGCCTGATATTCTGCCTCAGCATGATCTTGATGTTGTCAGGAATGCTGGCATTGTATTGCTCCAGAGGGAGATTCCTGATCCTGTCAACATTCAGGTCGCAAAG GCTGCAAGGAGTGCTGGCATACCAGTAATTTTTGACGCTGGGGGCATGGACTCTCCAATTCCACAAGAATTACTGAACTATGTTGATATTCTGAGCCCTAATGAAACTGAACTTGGTCGCCTTACGGGAATGCCAACTGAAAGTTTTGAAGATATTGCACAGGCTGCAGCTAAATGCCATAAATGG GGAGTTAAGCAAGTACTTGTAAAGCTTGGAGAGAAAGGATCATCACTTTttattgaaggagaagaaccgATTCAGCAACCTGCCATATTTGCTAAGAAGGTTCTCGATACAACTGGGGCTGGTGATACCTTTACAGCTGCTTTTGCTGTTGCACTCGTTGAGGGCAAATCCAAAAAGGAATGCCTCAAATTTGCCG CTGCTGCAGCTTCTCTGTGTGTTCAAGTGAAGGGGGCCATTCCCAGCATGCCCGATAGGAAATCGGTTCTAGAACTTCTTAGTTATCATTAA